A genomic stretch from Bos javanicus breed banteng chromosome 29, ARS-OSU_banteng_1.0, whole genome shotgun sequence includes:
- the CDKN1C gene encoding cyclin-dependent kinase inhibitor 1C yields MERLVARRTFPMIARTSACRSLFGPVDHEELGRELQMRLAELSAEDQRRWDYNFQLDMPLRGPGRLQWTEVDSDSVPAFYRETVQVGRCRLLLAPRPRPDGAVNNPPPGPPADESVDGLGEAPASPSSGPAVVPAQAAAPAPQEGSELEAVPPPRSQEPQAEPPHSGISGRPAPGTAAAATSAAAAATTAAAGGAAIKKLSGPLISDFFAKRKRPAPEAKASNEVPGGCAAPGAAPAVGSAEQTPRKRLR; encoded by the exons ATGGAGCGCCTGGTCGCCCGCCGCACCTTTCCCATGATCGCGCGCACCAGCGCCTGCCGCAGCCTCTTCGGGCCCGTGGACCACGAGGAGCTGGGCCGCGAGCTGCAGATGCGCCTGGCCGAGCTGAGCGCCGAGGACCAGCGTCGCTGGGACTACAACTTCCAGCTGGATATGCCACTGCGAGGCCCCGGTCGCCTGCAGTGGACCGAGGTGGACAGCGACTCCGTGCCCGCCTTCTACCGCGAGACGGTGCAGGTGGGGCGCTGTCGCCTGCTTCTGGCGCCTCGTCCCCGCCCGGACGGCGCGGTCAATAACCCGCCTCCCGGGCCGCCGGCCGATGAGTCTGTCGACGGCCTCGGGGAGGCGCCGGCGTCGCCGTCCAGCGGCCCGGCCGTAGTGCCTGCCCAGGCCGCGGCCCCGGCGCCTCAGGAGGGCTCCGAGCTGGAGGCGGTCCCGCCGCCGCGCAGCCAGGAGCCCCAGGCCGAGCCGCCGCACTCAGGGATTTCGGGGCGCCCCGCGCCGGGCACTGCGGCCGCTGCCACCAGCGCCGCCGCTGCTGCCACCACTGCCGCCGCCGGAGGCGCCGCGATCAAGAAGCTGTCCGGGCCTCTCATCTCCG ACTTCTTCGCCAAGCGCAAGAGACCCGCGCCCGAAGCCAAGGCGTCGAACGAGGTTCCTGGGGGATGCGCCGCGCCTGGCGCCGCTCCAGCCGTCGGCTCGGCTGAGCAAACCCCGCGCAAGCGGCTGCGATGA